From the genome of Acidobacteriota bacterium, one region includes:
- a CDS encoding MBL fold metallo-hydrolase — protein sequence MRLVALSLAALAAVPGAGRAQEPKTVRIDTLGVMDTLYHLSGGGANSLALIDEINGGVVLIDTKPPGWGQPVRDALDGVTDLPVTTIINTHAHPDHAGSNGEFGAAALIVAHENTRANMARMDLYSSADAAGLPTKTFTDRFSLLEDIDRIELYHFGPAHTDGDVIVVFPAKGVAYLGGLFPSKATPVIDTQNGGSGVAFPDTLAKAVAGIPGVRIVITGHGQPPVTYAGRGRRETGVNRPWAGFMTWDDLKEYADFNRDFLAAAERAFRAGLSVEEAAATLELPERYKDYGMEHARANVEAIYDELANR from the coding sequence GTGAGGCTCGTGGCTCTGTCACTGGCGGCACTTGCGGCAGTCCCAGGGGCCGGTAGGGCGCAGGAGCCGAAGACGGTCCGGATCGACACCCTGGGCGTGATGGACACCCTCTACCACCTGTCGGGCGGCGGCGCCAACTCGCTGGCGCTCATCGATGAGATCAACGGCGGCGTGGTGTTGATCGACACGAAGCCCCCGGGCTGGGGCCAGCCGGTGCGCGACGCCCTCGACGGGGTGACGGATCTCCCGGTGACGACGATCATCAACACCCACGCGCATCCGGATCACGCCGGCAGCAACGGCGAGTTCGGGGCCGCCGCCTTGATCGTGGCGCACGAGAACACCCGGGCGAACATGGCCCGGATGGACCTCTACTCGAGTGCGGACGCGGCGGGGTTGCCCACAAAGACGTTCACCGACCGGTTCTCGCTGCTCGAGGACATCGATCGCATCGAGCTGTACCACTTCGGCCCGGCCCACACCGATGGCGATGTCATCGTCGTCTTCCCCGCCAAGGGAGTGGCGTACCTGGGAGGCCTGTTTCCTTCGAAAGCGACGCCGGTCATCGATACGCAGAACGGCGGGAGCGGCGTGGCCTTTCCCGACACGTTGGCGAAGGCGGTCGCCGGGATCCCGGGCGTGAGGATCGTGATCACCGGCCACGGCCAGCCTCCCGTGACGTACGCCGGGCGGGGTCGCCGGGAGACAGGTGTGAACCGTCCCTGGGCGGGGTTCATGACGTGGGACGATCTCAAGGAGTACGCCGACTTCAACCGCGACTTTCTGGCGGCGGCGGAAAGAGCATTCCGAGCCGGCCTGAGCGTCGAGGAAGCGGCGGCGACCCTCGAGTTGCCTGAGCGCTACAAGGACTACGGCATGGAACACGCGAGAGCGAACGTCGAAGCGATCTATGACGAACTGGCGAACAGGTAG
- a CDS encoding VOC family protein — MSTDSSMDRRRFLEGAVVTAGACLGVGSARAATGADIVSPSDFAHLAVRVGDLKEAVAFYDTVLRCRPHHVASRPDAPSRGGAWCSYDIEHHRVSIFGRGGKPVPETGLLGWDRFTFSYDSLTELGANYHALKAGGIEPRAARRYGDSVSLLYTDPSGNRIEMLLDRFDRIEDLEPYLGEAAGPEKAAGVDFDPASLPAPGGAASAETETVAPSELVHTVIRTRQLEPMVDWYVRALGCEVAERSETLALLRFDHRLLRILLVEDRKRERGAGNQGYDHFAFEYRTMDELVVRTYARLKESGVKPYWCTNHGMTTSIYYTDPDGNRVETQVDNFPTKAEGLAYIRGPDFARNPVGIDFDPDEMVDKVRGGASYEEMHHRVEGPRTTPPPRPQEGVHY; from the coding sequence ATGTCCACAGACAGCTCGATGGATCGGCGCCGCTTCCTGGAAGGAGCGGTGGTGACGGCGGGCGCTTGCCTGGGAGTGGGTTCGGCGCGGGCGGCGACAGGCGCCGACATCGTGTCGCCCTCCGACTTCGCCCACCTGGCGGTGAGAGTCGGCGACCTGAAGGAGGCAGTGGCCTTCTACGACACCGTCCTTCGTTGCCGTCCCCACCACGTCGCCAGCCGGCCGGACGCGCCTTCGCGCGGCGGCGCCTGGTGCTCCTACGACATCGAGCACCATCGCGTCTCGATCTTCGGGCGAGGCGGCAAGCCCGTGCCCGAAACCGGTCTTCTCGGCTGGGACCGCTTCACCTTCAGCTACGACTCCCTCACCGAACTCGGCGCGAACTACCACGCGCTGAAGGCAGGGGGAATCGAGCCACGCGCGGCCAGACGCTACGGCGACAGCGTTTCACTCCTCTACACCGACCCCAGCGGCAATCGCATCGAGATGCTCCTCGACCGATTCGATCGAATCGAGGACCTCGAGCCCTACCTGGGGGAAGCGGCAGGTCCGGAGAAAGCCGCCGGAGTCGACTTCGATCCGGCCAGTCTGCCGGCTCCGGGCGGTGCGGCGTCCGCGGAGACCGAAACCGTCGCACCCTCCGAACTTGTCCACACCGTCATTCGCACCAGGCAACTGGAGCCCATGGTCGACTGGTACGTGCGGGCGCTCGGCTGCGAGGTCGCCGAACGCAGCGAGACGCTGGCCCTGCTCCGCTTCGACCACCGCCTTCTGCGCATCCTGCTCGTCGAAGACAGGAAGCGAGAGCGCGGCGCCGGCAACCAGGGCTACGACCACTTCGCCTTCGAGTACAGAACCATGGACGAACTCGTCGTGCGTACCTATGCCCGACTCAAAGAGAGTGGCGTCAAACCCTACTGGTGCACCAACCACGGCATGACCACCTCGATCTACTACACCGACCCCGACGGCAACAGGGTCGAGACGCAGGTGGACAACTTCCCCACGAAGGCAGAGGGGCTGGCCTACATCAGGGGCCCCGACTTCGCCCGCAACCCGGTCGGCATCGACTTCGACCCCGACGAGATGGTCGACAAGGTACGCGGCGGCGCGTCCTACGAAGAGATGCACCATCGCGTCGAAGGACCACGCACGACCCCGCCGCCGCGTCCCCAAGAGGGCGTGCACTACTAG
- a CDS encoding type II toxin-antitoxin system PemK/MazF family toxin, producing the protein MRRGEIWLVSLDPTAGHEQRGTRPVLIVSPARFNALTRTPVVLPITTGGNFARQRGFAVSLDDAGTRTVGVIRCDQPRTLDLAARNGKRLESVPEQTMDEVLARLAAILT; encoded by the coding sequence ATGCGCCGCGGTGAGATCTGGCTCGTCAGCCTGGATCCCACCGCGGGGCATGAACAGCGGGGGACGAGACCGGTTCTGATCGTGTCGCCCGCGCGCTTCAACGCGCTGACCAGGACGCCGGTCGTTCTTCCGATCACTACAGGTGGGAACTTCGCGCGCCAGCGCGGCTTTGCGGTCTCGCTCGACGACGCGGGTACACGAACGGTCGGAGTGATCCGTTGCGACCAGCCGCGCACCCTGGATCTCGCCGCCCGGAACGGGAAACGCCTCGAATCCGTCCCCGAGCAGACCATGGATGAGGTCCTGGCGCGTCTCGCTGCAATCCTGACCTAG
- a CDS encoding antitoxin: MHTTNLRKVGGSVMLAVPPVLLDLLNLAVGAKVDIGVEGDRLIVAPRSRPSYSLDELLAMCDETAPVDDGDRAWLDGSPVGNELL, encoded by the coding sequence ATGCACACCACGAATCTCCGCAAGGTAGGCGGCTCGGTCATGCTCGCAGTACCGCCGGTGCTTCTCGATCTCCTGAACCTGGCTGTTGGGGCCAAGGTGGACATCGGTGTCGAGGGCGACCGCCTGATCGTTGCGCCCCGGAGCCGCCCAAGCTACTCGCTCGACGAGTTGCTGGCGATGTGCGACGAGACCGCTCCGGTCGACGATGGAGATCGCGCGTGGCTTGATGGCTCGCCTGTCGGCAATGAACTGTTGTAA
- a CDS encoding cyclase family protein, whose translation MQATHLRLGIACTLLIGACATAPEGGTEPGSETETASAAEPVPSYSPESRDLAQADIERMMEELSNWGRWGDDDQLGAANLITREKRLEALALATEGISVSLAHPLIIEQAVDVPLPFERAILALPDPDEEPAFRGGVSDRYEISYHGYSHSHIDALCHILYKGKMYNGYSQDTVTEEGCTRSSIFNLRGGIVTRGIVFDIPRLKGVPYLEPGTPIYTEDLEAFEEMAGLRVRAGDAVFIRTGRWARRAELGPWAVSQNAAGLHASTMPWVRSRDISFIGSDAALDVVPSQVEGVDLPVHTLTIVAMGIDIFDNQDLEAVAETAAELGRWEFLLVAGPLAVETGTGSPLNALAIF comes from the coding sequence ATGCAGGCTACACACCTGAGGCTCGGCATCGCATGCACACTGCTGATCGGCGCTTGCGCAACCGCCCCGGAAGGCGGGACTGAGCCTGGATCTGAAACAGAAACGGCTTCGGCAGCGGAACCCGTTCCAAGCTACTCGCCCGAGTCGCGCGATCTCGCCCAGGCGGACATCGAGCGCATGATGGAGGAGCTCTCCAACTGGGGCCGCTGGGGCGACGACGACCAGCTCGGGGCGGCCAACCTGATCACCCGCGAGAAGCGCCTCGAAGCGCTGGCCCTGGCGACGGAGGGCATCTCCGTCTCACTCGCCCATCCGCTGATCATCGAGCAGGCCGTCGACGTGCCACTGCCGTTCGAGCGCGCGATCCTGGCGCTTCCCGATCCCGACGAGGAGCCCGCGTTCCGCGGCGGCGTCAGCGATCGCTACGAGATCAGCTACCACGGCTACTCGCACAGCCACATCGACGCCCTGTGTCACATCCTCTACAAGGGGAAGATGTACAACGGCTACTCGCAGGACACGGTCACCGAGGAGGGCTGCACGCGGTCTTCGATCTTCAACCTCCGGGGCGGCATCGTCACGAGGGGCATCGTGTTCGACATCCCCCGCCTGAAGGGCGTGCCGTATCTCGAGCCGGGGACGCCGATCTACACCGAAGACCTCGAAGCTTTCGAGGAGATGGCCGGGCTCCGCGTCCGTGCCGGCGACGCCGTCTTCATCCGCACCGGCCGCTGGGCACGGCGCGCCGAACTCGGACCCTGGGCCGTGTCGCAGAACGCGGCCGGCCTCCATGCCTCGACGATGCCCTGGGTTCGCTCGCGCGACATCTCCTTCATCGGCTCCGATGCCGCGCTCGACGTCGTCCCATCGCAGGTGGAGGGCGTCGACCTTCCGGTTCACACCCTCACGATCGTCGCCATGGGCATCGACATCTTCGACAACCAGGACCTCGAGGCCGTCGCCGAAACGGCGGCCGAGCTGGGTCGCTGGGAGTTTCTGCTCGTGGCGGGGCCGCTGGCCGTCGAGACCGGAACCGGCTCGCCGCTCAACGCACTGGCGATCTTTTGA
- a CDS encoding acyl-CoA dehydrogenase family protein codes for MIDFEIPAETKAVRAKVRDFVQNECIPAEGGCTPENFDEVLAELRKKARSQGLWCPFIPEEHGGMGLKPLANALVQMELGESFLGALSLNTQGPDDATMLTLLENGTEDQKERFLKPLLAGEKRICYSMTERAAGADATGMQTSAVLDGDNYVLNGEKWFSSSASVADVALVMAKTDPDVARHRQFSTFLVELPNPGYRIIRDIETMQPHTELGLKLGGSHSEIRIENLIVPKENLLGGRGQGFAMGQHRLAYGRLRHGMHNVARAQRALDLAVGHAVKRVTFGKRLADRQGVRWMLADCAAELYKARLMLLHIAYKAENGMDLRNENGIAKVFLANMVHQVVDTALQLHGALGYSMDTPLAGWYRAVRAQRLVDGPDEVHRWRTGKNVVQAFEAHGTCASACGGDLL; via the coding sequence ATGATCGATTTCGAGATTCCAGCAGAGACCAAGGCGGTGCGCGCCAAGGTGCGCGACTTCGTTCAGAACGAGTGCATCCCGGCCGAAGGGGGATGCACTCCCGAGAACTTCGACGAAGTGCTGGCCGAGCTGCGCAAGAAGGCGAGGTCGCAGGGGCTGTGGTGCCCCTTCATTCCGGAGGAACACGGCGGCATGGGTCTGAAGCCGCTGGCCAATGCGCTGGTCCAGATGGAGCTCGGCGAGAGCTTCCTCGGAGCGCTCTCCCTCAACACGCAGGGTCCCGACGATGCGACCATGCTGACGTTGCTCGAGAACGGCACCGAGGACCAGAAGGAGCGCTTCCTGAAGCCGCTGTTGGCGGGCGAGAAGCGCATCTGCTACTCGATGACCGAGCGAGCCGCCGGCGCGGACGCCACGGGCATGCAGACCTCGGCCGTACTCGACGGTGACAACTATGTGCTGAACGGCGAGAAGTGGTTCAGCTCCTCCGCGAGCGTCGCCGACGTCGCCCTGGTCATGGCGAAGACCGATCCCGACGTCGCCCGCCACCGGCAGTTCTCGACCTTTCTCGTCGAGCTGCCGAACCCCGGCTACAGGATCATCCGCGACATCGAGACGATGCAGCCGCACACCGAACTCGGCCTGAAACTCGGAGGCTCGCACTCGGAGATCCGCATCGAGAACCTGATCGTCCCGAAGGAGAACCTCCTCGGTGGCCGCGGCCAGGGCTTCGCGATGGGCCAGCATCGCCTCGCCTACGGGCGGCTGCGACACGGCATGCACAACGTGGCGAGGGCGCAGCGCGCACTCGATCTCGCCGTCGGCCACGCCGTGAAGCGGGTGACCTTCGGCAAGCGCCTCGCCGACCGCCAGGGGGTTCGCTGGATGCTCGCCGACTGCGCCGCCGAGCTCTACAAGGCCCGGCTCATGCTGCTCCACATCGCCTACAAGGCGGAGAACGGCATGGACCTGCGCAACGAGAACGGCATCGCCAAGGTCTTCCTCGCCAACATGGTGCACCAGGTGGTCGACACCGCGCTCCAGCTCCACGGCGCCCTGGGCTACAGCATGGACACGCCGCTGGCCGGCTGGTATCGCGCCGTCCGCGCGCAGCGTCTGGTCGACGGGCCGGACGAGGTCCATCGCTGGCGCACCGGCAAGAACGTCGTGCAGGCGTTCGAGGCGCACGGCACCTGCGCTTCGGCCTGCGGCGGCGATCTGCTTTGA
- a CDS encoding PQQ-binding-like beta-propeller repeat protein, with amino-acid sequence MILTALALSSLAWAETTEWSRFRGPNGGGAIEAGALPVEVGPDRNLLWRTELPAGDSSPVLSADRIFLTAAEGEALYTIALDRETGSELWRREAPRPRTETLDNRNGPASPSPVTDGERVWVFFGDFGLLCYTVDGEELWRHPLGPFDNIYGMGASPILAAGNVVLVVDQQQGSHVLAVNAGSGELAWRTERPAATSGHSTPVLHHPDGGELQVVVPGSFFLTSYSAETGERLWWVRGLSFEMKSTPAIEDGVLFINGYAMPLNEEGRHVQLEPFPDIVAAHDGDGDGMISREEAPEGLVRSSLSFFDLGRDGRLDEDDWTYFQAALDSRNGILAVELPKAGLRGDLTASHVRWTYHRKIPQLPSPIVDDGVLLMVDDSGITTTLRSATGEVIEQSRLKGAVDSFYASPIVADDKFYLLSRSGKLVVLPNDGSLEPLAVSDLDDLATATPAIDGTTMYLRTRSALWAFQATQ; translated from the coding sequence TTGATCCTGACCGCTCTTGCCCTCTCGTCACTCGCCTGGGCGGAGACCACCGAGTGGTCGCGATTCCGGGGGCCGAACGGCGGGGGCGCCATCGAGGCGGGCGCCCTGCCGGTCGAAGTGGGCCCCGACCGCAACCTCCTCTGGCGGACCGAACTCCCGGCCGGCGACTCGTCGCCGGTCCTGAGCGCGGACCGGATCTTCCTGACCGCCGCGGAAGGCGAAGCGCTCTACACGATCGCCCTCGACCGCGAGACCGGATCGGAGCTCTGGCGGCGCGAGGCGCCGAGGCCGCGGACCGAGACGCTCGACAACCGCAACGGACCGGCGTCGCCGTCGCCCGTCACGGACGGCGAGCGCGTCTGGGTCTTCTTCGGCGACTTCGGCCTGCTCTGCTACACGGTCGACGGCGAAGAGCTCTGGCGCCATCCTCTCGGTCCCTTCGACAACATCTACGGCATGGGCGCCTCTCCGATCCTCGCCGCGGGCAACGTGGTCCTCGTGGTCGACCAGCAGCAGGGCTCCCACGTCCTGGCCGTGAACGCCGGGTCCGGCGAACTGGCATGGCGCACCGAGCGGCCTGCCGCCACAAGCGGCCATTCGACGCCCGTCCTCCACCATCCCGACGGCGGCGAACTCCAGGTCGTCGTGCCGGGTTCGTTCTTTCTCACCAGCTATTCGGCCGAGACGGGCGAGCGGCTCTGGTGGGTGCGCGGTCTCTCGTTCGAGATGAAATCGACCCCGGCGATCGAGGATGGCGTCCTCTTCATCAACGGCTACGCCATGCCCCTGAACGAAGAAGGGCGTCACGTCCAACTCGAGCCCTTCCCGGACATCGTCGCCGCGCACGACGGCGACGGGGACGGGATGATCTCCAGGGAGGAGGCGCCGGAGGGCCTGGTTCGCAGCTCCCTCTCCTTCTTCGATCTGGGGCGCGACGGCCGCCTCGACGAAGACGACTGGACGTACTTCCAGGCGGCGCTCGACAGCCGCAACGGAATCCTCGCCGTCGAGCTACCGAAGGCTGGCCTGCGAGGGGATCTCACGGCCAGTCACGTACGGTGGACCTATCACCGCAAGATCCCCCAGCTCCCGTCGCCCATCGTCGACGACGGAGTTCTCCTCATGGTCGACGACAGTGGCATCACGACGACGCTCCGCTCCGCGACGGGAGAGGTGATCGAGCAGAGCCGCCTCAAGGGAGCCGTTGACAGCTTCTACGCCTCGCCGATCGTGGCCGACGACAAGTTCTACCTGCTGTCGAGATCTGGCAAGCTCGTCGTGCTGCCGAACGATGGCTCTCTCGAGCCGCTGGCCGTCTCGGATCTCGACGACCTGGCGACGGCAACGCCGGCGATCGACGGAACGACGATGTACCTCCGCACACGGAGCGCACTATGGGCCTTTCAAGCGACTCAGTAG
- a CDS encoding phytanoyl-CoA dioxygenase family protein gives MAAYQEEGLRLAAEIGNRGPIRLTDGGRLHPDILGAFWKHGFYVFEGVIDGDELAELRRDANEMLERAPVGPDAEVDARGRPALGLDYARRPYLFTKPLADPWGGTELLGGRHPTQMTQPRPAEDAPAEVVFLMGSMCQAMPSGLRLYGHPHLLAIAAAINGDDFVPFNDAIFVKQPGLGGSVSWHQDGVTHWGSPDWDEGIHGFNFQVQLYPTTPASCLWIVPGTHKLGKIDIKARVEANGRSEKLPGALPLVCSAGDVTIVNRQMLHASFANTSADLRISLTFGFHRRKSVEGQKGALGVEADEVVYDAQRIFDRSSVIAVAIDARRQHRPGEPSFVYEPFAGLEDDFRFNDETFERVIRDYNLNDLAI, from the coding sequence ATGGCGGCATACCAGGAAGAGGGGCTGCGCCTCGCCGCCGAGATCGGCAACCGCGGGCCGATTCGGCTGACCGACGGCGGCAGGCTCCATCCGGACATCCTGGGGGCGTTCTGGAAGCACGGATTCTACGTCTTCGAAGGAGTCATCGACGGCGACGAGTTGGCCGAGCTGCGCCGCGACGCCAACGAGATGCTGGAGCGCGCGCCGGTGGGTCCGGACGCGGAAGTGGACGCGCGAGGGCGTCCGGCCTTGGGGCTCGACTACGCCCGCCGGCCGTATCTCTTCACCAAGCCTCTGGCCGACCCCTGGGGCGGCACCGAGCTTCTCGGTGGACGCCACCCGACGCAGATGACACAGCCCCGACCTGCGGAGGACGCACCCGCGGAGGTGGTCTTCCTGATGGGTTCCATGTGCCAGGCGATGCCCTCCGGGCTGCGGCTCTATGGCCACCCGCACCTCCTCGCCATCGCCGCGGCGATCAACGGCGACGACTTCGTGCCCTTCAACGATGCGATCTTCGTCAAGCAGCCGGGTCTCGGCGGTTCCGTGTCGTGGCACCAGGACGGCGTCACCCACTGGGGTTCTCCGGACTGGGACGAAGGCATCCACGGCTTCAACTTCCAGGTGCAGCTCTATCCCACGACTCCGGCGAGCTGTCTCTGGATCGTGCCCGGCACGCACAAGCTCGGGAAGATCGACATCAAGGCGCGGGTCGAAGCGAACGGACGAAGCGAGAAGCTCCCCGGCGCCCTTCCGCTCGTCTGCAGCGCCGGCGACGTCACGATCGTCAACCGCCAGATGCTCCACGCCTCGTTCGCCAACACTTCGGCGGACCTCCGCATCTCGCTCACCTTCGGCTTCCACCGCCGCAAGTCGGTCGAGGGGCAGAAGGGCGCTCTCGGCGTCGAGGCCGACGAGGTCGTCTACGACGCCCAGCGCATCTTCGATCGCTCGTCGGTCATCGCCGTGGCGATCGACGCCCGCCGCCAGCACCGGCCCGGGGAGCCGTCGTTCGTCTACGAGCCGTTCGCCGGTCTCGAGGACGACTTCCGCTTCAACGACGAGACGTTCGAGCGGGTGATCCGCGACTACAATCTGAACGATCTGGCGATCTAG
- a CDS encoding carboxypeptidase regulatory-like domain-containing protein, with protein sequence MRATAIRSSIWTFAIAICTWPLLADGPQTSTIDGTITDAQGDGLPGVTVTLTGPQNTRSEITDANGDYRFALLQSGSYMVTADLEGLGSVERAVVLELGKREDVDLTLGATAEEITVTSEAALVTKYDTGAVTALGEEALEHIPQATRNYWSNMKLMAGVVSYRQEFDQGPGVNGGIAQENVVFIDGVDISHNRRGGEMSFYMPSTVITENRMESAGFSAEYGRGVSGVMNTTIKTGTNEFHGDFLYIGQNPAWRAENWLEIERPDSMISSYESGLGGPLFRNKAWFYGSLSEMNDNALDRTREGDLVDVNREAKPLVAKVNTQPNDRHQLALTWIDSPSGRLNPPGTAADVYSITRNSWNNRIQTLTWSFALTGSAFLEVKAANRELTTARIGSPPAPILPDALPDDPDGNDFRYRDLADGLRYNAPVQRLGAGGNDFPRDQANASLTFFRGKHEFKAGIDVQDVTFATITSIGTEYRGRGYSRSLPGGYATPINKRVFDCPVPCNTAFTSGIGAAYVQDRITVGDHLTVSLGLRQDTQDINNNLDQEVMDYQKVAPRLSAVYDLNADGRMLVKASAGRYYDYIGLGVVFTEFTAGANGENAYTQYGWNPETGLYDVFQRRVEPRDPLASSVEPYYKDEISVGFDWQFSNNWVFKSRVTSWEMENMFHSTLQFDEQGAVVRDLRNWPQNRRQYEGILLQLNRAFRNDWSLQMNYARDWNEGNNESRNDNDDHLEGFGGIEVSTGILNPTSGPNWFGPISYQRDYLVNVIGMKVWRFGRHDLMTSLSAHLADGEPWGLQPATQVRHPVSGQTITTTTLRETRGTNKLDDFFTLNVNATYQFPIRGGVQGIIGGEVANVTNEQALVLINTRNGRPHTSLSTYQLTREFRLKVGVRF encoded by the coding sequence GTGAGAGCCACCGCCATCAGGTCCTCCATCTGGACCTTCGCCATCGCCATCTGCACATGGCCGCTTCTGGCCGACGGACCGCAGACATCGACCATCGACGGCACGATAACCGACGCCCAGGGTGACGGCCTGCCCGGTGTCACCGTGACCCTGACCGGCCCTCAGAACACGAGGAGCGAGATCACCGATGCCAACGGCGACTATCGCTTCGCCCTTCTCCAGTCGGGTAGCTACATGGTCACCGCCGACCTCGAGGGCCTGGGCTCGGTCGAGCGCGCCGTCGTCCTCGAGCTGGGGAAGCGCGAGGACGTCGACCTCACTCTCGGGGCCACGGCGGAGGAGATCACCGTCACCTCAGAGGCGGCGCTGGTCACGAAGTACGACACCGGCGCCGTCACCGCCCTCGGGGAAGAGGCGCTCGAGCACATCCCCCAAGCCACGCGGAATTACTGGTCGAACATGAAGCTGATGGCCGGTGTCGTGTCTTACAGGCAGGAGTTCGATCAGGGACCCGGGGTCAACGGCGGCATCGCCCAGGAGAACGTCGTCTTCATCGACGGCGTCGACATCTCCCACAATCGGCGCGGCGGCGAAATGAGCTTCTACATGCCGTCGACCGTGATCACCGAGAACCGCATGGAGTCCGCCGGGTTCAGCGCCGAGTACGGCCGGGGGGTCAGCGGGGTGATGAACACGACGATCAAGACCGGCACCAACGAATTCCACGGCGACTTCCTCTACATCGGCCAGAACCCGGCGTGGCGCGCCGAGAACTGGCTCGAGATCGAGCGCCCGGACTCCATGATCAGCAGCTACGAGAGCGGTCTCGGCGGGCCGCTCTTCCGGAACAAGGCCTGGTTCTACGGATCCCTCAGCGAGATGAACGACAACGCGCTCGACCGGACTCGCGAGGGCGATCTGGTCGACGTCAACCGCGAGGCGAAGCCGCTCGTTGCCAAGGTCAACACCCAGCCCAACGACCGCCACCAGCTTGCGTTGACCTGGATCGACTCCCCGTCAGGCCGCCTCAACCCGCCCGGCACCGCGGCCGACGTCTACTCGATCACCAGGAACAGTTGGAACAACAGAATCCAGACCCTGACCTGGAGCTTCGCCCTGACCGGCTCGGCATTCCTCGAGGTCAAGGCCGCCAACCGCGAGCTCACGACCGCGCGCATCGGTTCCCCGCCGGCCCCGATCCTTCCCGACGCGCTTCCCGACGATCCCGACGGCAACGACTTTCGCTACCGCGACCTTGCCGACGGTCTGCGCTACAACGCTCCCGTGCAGCGCCTGGGCGCTGGAGGAAACGACTTCCCGCGCGATCAGGCGAATGCCTCGCTGACCTTCTTCAGAGGCAAGCACGAGTTCAAGGCCGGCATCGACGTCCAGGACGTCACCTTTGCGACGATCACGAGTATCGGCACGGAGTACCGCGGCCGCGGCTACAGCCGTTCGTTGCCGGGCGGCTACGCGACCCCGATCAACAAGCGGGTCTTCGACTGCCCCGTTCCCTGCAACACCGCTTTCACCAGCGGCATAGGTGCCGCCTATGTCCAGGACCGGATCACGGTCGGTGACCACCTCACCGTCAGCCTCGGCCTGCGCCAGGACACCCAGGACATCAACAACAACCTCGACCAGGAAGTCATGGACTACCAGAAGGTGGCGCCCCGCCTGTCGGCGGTCTACGACCTCAACGCCGACGGCAGGATGCTGGTCAAGGCATCCGCCGGCCGCTACTACGACTACATCGGCCTCGGTGTCGTCTTCACGGAGTTCACGGCCGGCGCCAATGGTGAGAACGCCTACACGCAGTACGGGTGGAATCCGGAGACGGGGCTCTACGACGTCTTCCAGCGCCGCGTCGAGCCCCGTGACCCCCTGGCCTCCTCCGTCGAGCCCTACTACAAGGACGAGATCTCGGTGGGCTTCGACTGGCAGTTCTCGAACAACTGGGTCTTCAAGTCGCGCGTGACCTCGTGGGAGATGGAGAACATGTTCCACAGCACTCTGCAGTTCGACGAGCAGGGCGCGGTCGTTCGCGACCTGAGAAACTGGCCGCAGAACAGACGCCAGTACGAGGGCATCCTGCTCCAGCTCAACCGCGCGTTTCGCAACGACTGGTCGTTGCAGATGAACTACGCGAGGGACTGGAACGAAGGTAACAACGAGTCCCGCAACGACAACGACGACCACCTGGAAGGCTTTGGCGGCATTGAGGTTTCAACCGGGATTCTCAATCCCACCAGTGGCCCCAACTGGTTCGGACCCATCAGCTACCAGCGGGACTACCTCGTCAACGTCATTGGCATGAAGGTCTGGAGGTTCGGCCGCCATGACCTGATGACCAGTCTCAGCGCGCACCTGGCCGACGGCGAGCCGTGGGGATTGCAGCCCGCCACCCAGGTCAGGCACCCGGTGTCCGGCCAGACGATCACCACGACGACCCTCCGCGAGACGAGGGGCACGAACAAGCTCGACGACTTCTTCACGCTCAACGTGAACGCCACCTACCAGTTCCCGATCCGGGGTGGAGTGCAAGGCATCATCGGCGGCGAGGTTGCCAACGTCACGAACGAGCAGGCTCTCGTTCTGATCAACACGAGGAACGGGCGGCCCCACACCAGCCTCTCCACCTACCAGTTGACGCGGGAGTTCCGCCTCAAGGTCGGCGTCCGCTTCTAG